The genomic DNA AGGTTATGGCACTATGAACATAAgactatggttggaccatggcagtgtttatatgtaagaccatagctaggctatggcattcTGATGATAAGACCACAACTAGGTTGTGGCACAACAAATGTCAAAGATGAATTCACGGATTACAGTATAGTACACTTAGTGTGTACTACCCGAGTATTCTACGATATTCTAAGAGGTTCAAAGTGCAATGTTCTAAAATAATGTGTATCACAtggaaaatgatattatatggtgtatggttatatgaaatagatAGTACATGTATATGCAATTTGAGTAATTGTTAAGCTCATCCATGTTTTGGtttatatatactatttatatGACTAACAAAGTTGAGATATATGTGTTTAGGCATTTGCCCAATATATGTTGGATTATACTTTAAATTACTTACCTAATTTATggttaaatggtaagtttaaattcTTTACATTATGaatttactaagcttaatttcttaCTCTGGGTACTTTTCCATCTCTTATAGTATTTCAGAGGCTCGATCGGATTGGAATTTGTCGGAGatcccatcacactatcaaacattattttggtacttttgacttTATCTTTTggattaaatggcatgtataggtcatgTTGGCTAATGATAACCTATTGTTTTGTTATGTTAtggccatttgtgttggcttgtATTGTGCACATATTTTGGTTATGTAAAGGTATAAATAGCCTTTATGTATATGGTATATGAAATGCCTTGGTTGTGAATTTGTATTTTGGGAACCAATGGTTGAGATTGATAAATAGAACCTATGTTAAGCCTTAGGCACAATTATACATGTAAGTGTTTAACCTTTTATGTATATTTGGGCTACATAGTTTGCATGATTATAAATGGTGTATGGAAGAACCCTAAGTATTTTGGTTATGTGTACAATTATAAGATGTCATAAGCTTGATATTGGTTGGTTTTGGATGCCCAATTATGCCATGGTTATATGCAAATTGTTGTGGTTAGGTTGGTACaactttgggtgagaaatatggcttagaaaatgacctatttttgtccacacgggcagagagatgggattgtgtctcagctgtgtgtgacacacggctaggtgacacggtcgtgtgtcccttgtaagTTCAATAGAAAACAAGTCTATAgcttcacacggcctaacacacgggcgtatggctagccatgtggcacaagtcagtatacccttcaattttcacatggcctagcacatggtctAGCACACAGTCATGTgaggccacttcgaagggcacacggcctagcacacaggtgtgtggctaaccgtgtgacctaagttagtaTGCTCACTAGGACATGgcttgagacacaggcgtgtctcttggtcgtgtgaaggacacggcttggccacacgagCATCTGACCCTTGTACCTTTGAAAATTTTacatgtttttctaaaaatttcttgagtactcggtttagtcctgaaccacttttaatgtttattttgggcctcgagggctcatattagggactatatgaatgtatgtgaatgaattttattttcattttgaattgaatcatgaaatgtatgattgtcTAATttataagtccgataatgctccgAAACTCGGTTTCAGTGTCGAATAAGAGTTAAAGGTGTTACACATCAACCCTTTCTACTTCTGATACCTTTTCATTTTTGTAGAGCTGAGTATCATTGACCCAAGCTTTAAAGCCTCGCTCTCTGGCTTCGTTTCCACTTCTTTACTGATAATAAAAGTCTTGGAACGCTCTAGACAGTCTCGCATCCTATGCGAACCACAGCATAAGAAACACTCCACTAGCTTCTTCTCATTCTTTTTAACTCTCTTTGCTTAGACAATACGCACAATCGAACCAAGTCTTATCGATGCTCTATCTGGATCATCATCCCCTTCAATAACAGATAACATAGTTCATTTCAGATAATCCCTCACAATATGCGAACCTTAGCAAATAAAGCACCTCACTGGCCCCTTCAGTTTGTTGTTGGGCTTCCACTTCCTATTAGGTGGTTTCACATTGCCACCATTGTTGTTGCTATTCTCGACCGACCCTTCTTCATCTCCCCTACCATTGCCCCTTTCTCTGGGCTCAGAAAACTTAAACTTGTTTCTCCTCAGAGCAAGCTCAAATAAGGACTATGTTATGATCATAGCTTTGGGAAGTTTTTGGACCTCTCGATGTTGCAACTCTTGCTTCGCCCACAGTTTTAGCCCATCCATGAATGAAAAAAATGCTTTTCTCacctaaattaaaaatttggagCATGAGTTCACTAAACTCTTGCACATACTCCTTCACTATGCACAATTACTTAAGTCAACACAACTTAGCCCCAGTCTCATCCTCGATATAGTTTGGGTAAAACTGTACCTTGAATTCTCTATGAAACTTCTTCCAAGTCCTAATAGTGTTACCACCTCGTCTCTCATCTATGGACCTACGATGCCACCATAACAAAGCAACATCAGTAAAATACATGGCAGCAATATTTACCTTAGTAGCATCATCTGTGATGCCTTTGGCGCAAAATTATTGCTTCATCCCCCACAAGAAGTTGTCTGCATCCTTTGCGAACCTCGTCCCATTGAACTCTTTCGGCTTCCAAACATCCACATTAGGCTTAGGTGTAGCAGCCAACACCTCATTGCCCAAAGCAACTTACAGATATTAAGCTCCCCCTTGAACTCCTCAATATGTTCGTTCAAGGCTGACACCATAGCTTCAAGAGCATCATTCGTCTCTGTTAGCTCACCCACAACAGTATTAAAGACCTATTGAATCGCATCCATATTGTCACTGAAGGTCTCTGCCACTTGGTCCTTAAGTTGATCTTGCCTCAATTCCAACTCTGTGGTACACCCATCAACTTCCTCAATGGTCTCCATCACATCACCCATGGAGCCCTCAAGTTTGGCCACTCTACCATCTAAAATTGATAGCATATCCCTCGATCGACTTGCTTTCCTGGCCTTCCCACAGGTTTCTATTGGCTCTTGCTCTTCTACTCCTTTCGACATCTCAACCAATACTTTTGAACtttggctttgataccaattatCATGAAGTTAGAAATTTTAGTCTCAAAATCATGCGCCTTAGTCAATTTCTTCACTTCAAATGCACCTAAGTCAACCTAGCTTTTGAAAAATAAGAATTTTCGCGAAAATTCTCTAAGGCACCAAAAATATAACGAAAGAAACTCAAAACAAAAAGAGCAACAAGAGAGTTGTAAAGCCATAAGAATTAATGGAAACTAAGTATTTGAATAAATGCTCTCAATATATTCTTAACTCAAGAATAACTTAATACAATGGGATGATACAAATGAAGgggaggcctctatttatagttgagctccccaaaATCAACAATCTGATTTAGTTACATCGACAGTTAAGATTAGAGCCTATTTGCAATTGAGAATCCTAAGGATTTAAACTCTATAGAATCTTATCATTTTAGGATTTACCCTATTTACCACGGTAATTCTAGTTTGACCAGAGTGTTTTATTGGGCCACCAAGGCTTCAAGTAGATGTGTTTCTCCATGGATTCCACAAGTCGAGTTAGTTTAAGCGGGTCAAATGAGCTCTATTTAATAAGTTGACCTCTATGGGCGTTCTATATGCAATGGCCACAGGTTTTAATCCACAACCCGTAACAATCACATGTTCATGTACCAAAGGAGGACTATCACTTGAAATCAAAACACCAAAGTGAGCAAGTAGAAAGATAATCAAGTGTGCATCATAACATAAATCAAGTTTCCATCCCAAGTGTTAATGTATTTGGAATTAAATTTTTACAATACCTATAATAATTCGTAATCTAAGCTCTCGAGGTATGAATTAAAAGTATATTTTAAAAGttactttataaaaattattatgtttATGGCACACAAAATTAGTCAAAATCCTTAACTTTCTAACATGTTTCCCAATggttattataaaataataaaagcaagCAATGCTCTTGAGTGATAATAAGTTATGGGATCTTCATTGTTTATGAAGGAATATCCTTTTGGAATGGATTGAAAGTTTTCATCACACACACGTAAATCCTAATATGGCTTCAATTTGCCAAATGgataataatttttcataaaattatgatttggagaattattttaaatgttaaaattaaacTCTTTTTCTAACTCAAGTAAACATACGGTTCCTTGGCAGTGTTTTAATAACAAGTGTGGTGAGGATGCTAATACATTTTTCACGTCTAATCTTATTTCCAATGTCGAATTTTGTTTTCATTAACCAAAAtttgttttaatgaattttaatcGATTctaaaactttttaaaatttaaaaaaattctaagtgACCAATCACATTTATATAGATAAAGATCGATGTGCCATTATTTTTACCTCATTGCCCAAAGCAACTTACAGATATTAAGCTCCCCTTGAACTCCTCAATATGTTCGTTCAAGGTCGACACCATAGCTTCAAGAGCATCATTCGTCTCTGTTAGCTCACCCACAACAAAGATTAAAGACCTATTGAATCGCATCCATATTGTCACTCAAGGTCTCGCCACTTGGTCCTTAAGTTGATCTTGCCTCAATTCCAACTCTGTGGTACACCCATCAACTTCCTCAATGGTCTCCATCACATCACCCATGGAGCCCTCAAGTTTGGCCACTCTACCATCTAAAATTGATAGCATATCCCTCGATCGACTTGCTTTCCTGGCCTTCCCACAGGTTTCTATTGGCTCTTGCTCTTCTACTCCTTTCGACATCTCAACCAATACTTTTGAACtttggctttgataccaattatCATGAAGTTAGAAATTTTAGTCTCAAAATCTGTGCAGCCTTAGTCAATTTCTTCACTTCAAATGCACCTAAGTCAACCTAGCTTTTGAAAAATAAGAATTTTCGCGAAAATTCTCTAAGGCACCAAAAAATATAACGAAAGAAACTCAAAACAAAAAGAGCAACAAGAGAGTTGTAAAGCCATAAGAATTAATGGAAACTAAGTATTTGAATAAATGCTCTCAATATATTCTTAACTCAAGAATAACTTAATACAATGGGATGATACAAATGAAGGgggaggcctctatttatagttgagctcccccaaaatcAACAATACAGATTTAGTTACATCGACAGTTAAGATTAGAGCCTATTTGCAATTGAGAATCCTAAGGGATTTAAACTCTATAGAATCTTATCATTTTAGGATTTACCCTATTTACCCTGGTAATTCTAGTTTGACCAGAGTGTTTTATTGGGCCACCAAGGCTTCAAGTAGATGTGTTTCTCCATGGATTCCACAAGTCGAGTTAGTTTAAGCGGGTCAAATGAGCTCTATTTAATAAGTTGACCTCTATGGGGCGTTCTATATGCAATGGCCACAGGTTTTAATCCACAACCCGTAACAATCACATGTTCATGTACCAAAGGAGGACTATCACTTGAAATCAAAACACCAAAGTGAGCAAGTAGAAAGATAATCAAGTGTGCATCATAACATAAATCAAGTTTCCATCCCAAGTGTTAATGTATTTGGAATTAAATTTTTACAATACCTATAATAATTCGTAATCTAAGCTCTCGAGGTATGAATTAAAagtatatttttaaaaagttactttataaaaattattatgtttATGGCACACAAAATTAGTCAAAAATCCTTAACTTTCTAACATGTTTCCCAATggttattataaaataataaaagcaagCAATGCTCTTGAGTGATAATAAGTTATGGGATCTTCATTGTTTATGAAGGAATATCCTTTTTGGAATGGATTGAAAGTTTTCATCACACACACGTAAATCCTAATATGGCTTCAATTTGCCAAATGgataataatttttcataaaattatgatttggagaattatttttaaatgttaaaattaaacTCTTTTTTCTAACTCAAGTAAACATACGGTTCCTTGGCAGTGTTTTAATAACAAGTGTGGTGAGGATGCTAATACATTTTTCACGTCTAATCTTATTTCCAATGTCGAATTTTGTTTTCATTAACCAAAAtttgttttaatgaattttaatcGATTctaaaactttttaaaatttaaaaaaattctaagtgACCAATCACATTTATATAGATAAAGATCGATGTGCCATTATTTTTTTTCAGATCCAAAACCACAACATCTAACATTAAGAAGTaaaagtttaatttctgaacaaaataaagtaaaaatttagtattattctttttttaataaaaaagtttAGTATTATTCGCTAGAAAAGAATAGGTAAACTATCAAAGTTGTCACTTTTATTTACCTTAGATTATATTTAATCACTTacgtttgaaatgttacgttttagtcatttacgttatcatgttataatattttagtcactgagccatTAATCTTCATTAACCATGTGACGGTAAACTGatgtggcacgttaaatcataatttcaaacaaaaattttaggttaaattatacaattggtctatatatttttttcgttttgagcaatttatttttttttatgttcttttaactttttttctttatttttcattctcttctactTCTCCTTTTGTTTTCCTCCCTTCAATTATTTATGTCAACAACTGACAATGACTAGTTGGTTCGAAAAAGAAATGAATAATGATACAAAGCCACTTAAGATAGCATACTCAGGTGCATGATAGTCGAAGGTTCCCAAAACACGAGTAGAATGAAGAGGAGAAACCATGTCGAAAGCACTAGTTTAAGAGGTCAAAATCTACAATCTTTGCTTTGAAGTCTTCAAAAAGAAGGACATTGCTAGATTTGATATCTCTATGGATAATTGAAGGTTGAACCTTCTTATGCAAATATTCCAAGCCTCTTGCCACATCAACCGCAATTCTTACCCTCTGCATCCAATCAAGAACTAGACCCAGTTGTGCCCCTTGAACTCCCTTCCTTCCTATGATTCCCAAAAGCAAGAAATAAAAAATGTCAAACTAAAATAGCTTAACCTATATGCACAAatgttttaacaaatggaaaatataGAAAAGCTACATTAAGAGAAATGAAGAAGGGAGGAAAACAAAAGGAGAaatagaagaaaatgaaaaacaaagaaaaaaagaaagttaaaagaacataaaagaaaaaaaattgcacaaaacaaaaaatatagggaccaattgtataatttaacctaaaacttTTGTTTAAAATGATTATTTAACATGCCACGTTAGCAAAAATTAACAgcttagtgactaaaatgttacaacacgataatgtaagtgaccaaaatgtaacatttcaaacataaatgattaaaatgtaatttgaggcaaacaaaagtaactattttaatagtttactcAAAAGAATATTGTAATTAATAGTGACTACTGATCAAGTTATTCATTTTTAACTTCAAAAGTTTCTTTTGTATTTGaaaatgttttgaaaaaaaaagtttaaaaatgggtttggacaaaaaaaaataCTCATTTAAAATATAGACTAGGCTTGGACTTCAACATATAAGGTCCGAGTTGAAATTCAGGTCTAACCTAAACCCTTTTTCAATTTTATAACATgttgtttttctttaattttatagtttattatatattatgtaacttatatattataaaattaaatttataacatTGTAATGTAGCTATTAAAAGTATGttgatttcaaatttttaatataaaaaatatgtatatgaaagaactaaatattaaataaaaataagatattttaaagaaaataaaataaaccaatATAGATAAGTTTGACTTcaccatttattaaaaatttagataAATTTAGAAAAGGAAAAAATCTCATTTTCTAGAAaactcaacaaaaaaaaaaaacttgaaatcagcaagaaaagaGAAACGTTCTCTTTATCTCCAATCAACAACTCCAAGTATAGATTACAAGAGAAAACTCAACAATCCAATGAAGGAAACACAAGTAAAAACCAGAATCTGTAATGTTAGAGGACTGCTAAATTTGCTCCCTGATGAAGGAGAAGATGATGGAGGATCAACATCAGATCCAGGAGGAGCAGTAAAATCCGTGACATTTTCCCTGGAACAAGTATAGTTGCATCTACTTGGACGAACAATTCTATAAACGCCATTACTGGTCAATATGAAGATGTCTTTCTTATTATCCTGCCCAAAGGAGAATATAAACCCCAATGCTGGAGATGTTAACTCAGGTTCAGCATTGCATTGGATAGGAGAGTCTTGGGCACATTTAACAGCAAGCTGATCTGTTGTGAAGTTTCCACTGCCTTTTGGGTTTTCAAAACCTGCCCAAATAACATCAGCATACAAATCTGCATACAGATATCTGCAACAATGGTTTATTAGTTATTAGACCATGGTAATTGGCATGTTATTGTGGACAATTTGTAAGGTCTTTCTTGACAACTGACTCACCTTCCATACAAGCATGGATCAGTCATAGATCGGAAGAAATAACCACCACTGATCGATGCCGATCCTTCAGCTTTGTTTAAAGCAGAATGGTTGTATCCCATGACTGGGAAGATTGCATTTATGGGGTTTGAAGAATTATTAGCCTCAGAATAGTTTGATAAATTGTATAAAAAAGGTCCTTCATAAACTCTCCAACCATAGTTTCCTCCCTTTGTCACTATATCCACTTCTTCATATTGATCCTGCATAAGATCAATGATATATGCATCACTAACAAGGTTATATAAATCGTGTATGTTTCTCCGgcacttcatttttcttgaagtacTCATATCCGAACATGTATGCAACATTAATTAAGCTCCATTGGAAAACTTAACCTGACCAACATCTGCACATAGGAAGTAAGAAGGCCTCTCAGAATCAAAACTACATCTCCAAGGATTTCTAAATCCGATGGCCCAAATTTCTGGAAGCAATTCATGGTCTTCATAAAATGGATTATCTTTAGGAATTGAATAATTTCCCCATAGATCAAATTCACTGATATCTTTTGCACCTACAGAGTTGAAAAATATTGGTACAACATCAAATAACACCTTGTTTGAAAATTCTTGTTCTGGTAAGGGGAAATTTCAAGGCAATACTTAACTTGGTATGGTATCTATGTCAAGCCTCATAATCTTTCCAAGCAAAGATCTCTTGTTTTGTGAAAAGTTATAAGGGTCACCACTGCCTCCACCATCTCCCATCATAAAATACAAATATCCATCTTTAGGTCCGAAGAGAATCTGGCCGCCATGTTGGGAAGTGAATGGTAGTCCCATGGTAAGTATTCTTCTGACTTCTACCGGTGTAATTTGAGTAACCTTAAATCGAAAACCAGATTGAATGAGAATGAAACTTGACTCGATATCATGATAAATGACTGTTACAAGCAGAGTTTTTTTACCAAGGAAAGATTCAATGTGGTACTGTTGGCTGTGAATTCTGTTATAACACTGTGATATTGGCATGGTTGAGCCCCATTGTCTGAACTTAACTTTGAAGGATCACATCCTATATCACTGTTACATGAACATCTTCCTGAACATCCTGGCCATCGAACCTTATCACAGTTAAACGAAGCGAAGAATCGGCCGTTTTGTTGAAAGTTCGGATGAAATGCAATTCCCAACAATCCAAGCGCAGCATCAGCATGTACTTCATCAGTCAAATCTAGAAACGGATTCGACTCATCAATGCCTAATGTTTCTCCTGATCCTTGCTCAGGAACCGTTGCCAGCCATAATTTTCCGGCTTGGTTAGACAAAAAGACACGGTTCGAACCGTCGGGATGAGCCACCATGTTAAGGTAGGATCCATTCCCTATTTTCTCAAGACAAATACCACTTGGAGGACTAATATTTTCAGAACTGTTTCGCAGAACTGGACCTCCAGTAAAACATGTTGCTCCATCATCAGAAGCTCCACCAAATTCATCACAGAAAGCACCCTTAGATTGCCATAACTCATTCAGCTTCGAAGTCGAATTAATTGGTATACCACCTTTAGCTTGCAGTGCAAAAGGAGAAATTATGATTGATACGTTATGGCATTTATCCCAAACTTCTGCACAGTAATCAACTTTGGCTTCTTGTGACTGGCTTGAGCTTGTTGAAATAGATGAGTTGCAAAGAACAGGAACTGTTCTTTGTGCAGAATCGATTCGATATAGCTCCGCCGAAAATTGGTCACATCTCTGCAATCATATAACATTTAGACCAGTTCATATTATCATCTATTACAAAGACTTTAAGTGGCACCCTTACCGAGCAGAGTATCGATTTAAGGACCGAAGCACAAGCAGAAACAGAGACATTCATTGACTTGAACTGATTCCTCAATTTCAGATCCTCAGTGGCATTACAACAAACACTTCCATTGTACTGACAAAAGGAAA from Gossypium arboreum isolate Shixiya-1 chromosome 9, ASM2569848v2, whole genome shotgun sequence includes the following:
- the LOC108456315 gene encoding HIPL1 protein, whose protein sequence is MMAGVLTLIFIISCLNLLLSHRCSSHPLCTNFRAPFTSETPLSFCQYNGSVCCNATEDLKLRNQFKSMNVSVSACASVLKSILCSRCDQFSAELYRIDSAQRTVPVLCNSSISTSSSQSQEAKVDYCAEVWDKCHNVSIIISPFALQAKGGIPINSTSKLNELWQSKGAFCDEFGGASDDGATCFTGGPVLRNSSENISPPSGICLEKIGNGSYLNMVAHPDGSNRVFLSNQAGKLWLATVPEQGSGETLGIDESNPFLDLTDEVHADAALGLLGIAFHPNFQQNGRFFASFNCDKVRWPGCSGRCSCNSDIGCDPSKLSSDNGAQPCQYHSVITEFTANSTTLNLSLVTQITPVEVRRILTMGLPFTSQHGGQILFGPKDGYLYFMMGDGGGSGDPYNFSQNKRSLLGKIMRLDIDTIPSAKDISEFDLWGNYSIPKDNPFYEDHELLPEIWAIGFRNPWRCSFDSERPSYFLCADVGQDQYEEVDIVTKGGNYGWRVYEGPFLYNLSNYSEANNSSNPINAIFPVMGYNHSALNKAEGSASISGGYFFRSMTDPCLYGRYLYADLYADVIWAGFENPKGSGNFTTDQLAVKCAQDSPIQCNAEPELTSPALGFIFSFGQDNKKDIFILTSNGVYRIVRPSRCNYTCSRENVTDFTAPPGSDVDPPSSSPSSGSKFSSPLTLQILVFTCVSFIGLLSFLL